GGTCCGTCGTAGCAGTCGCAGCTGTCGGCCATGTCAGCGCTCGGGCGGCATGACTCGGCCTTCGCTgtgccgccgggggggcaTGGCATCCATGATGGCTGCTTGTGCGTTGTGCTctctgccttgccttgccctgccctgccctgctccgATCTGCTGTGCTCCGTTGGCCCATCGTCAAACCGCACGACATCCGTCTATCCCGACACCCAGCTTCGGCTTCTGCCAGATCTGACGTGTTCCGTGTCCGTTTGTTCGGTACATTGCCGTACCCGATAAGCTGCCGTCGTagtcgccatcgccacctgCGACCGCATCGACCGCCCGCACTGACCGCTGTCGCGCGCCCGCTGTTATCAATCCGCGTCCGTCCACCGCACATCCCTGACAACTTCGTACCGGGCTGAACTGCTGCACGTTGGACCTGCCGCCTGACGACGGACAGCTAGCTGTCTCGACGCCCGACCGACCCGCCGAAAAGACATCCCGCCCACAGCCCGTGTCGCCCGCCATCTGTCGTGCCAGACCTGCGCCCGTAGAAGCTCATACAGCCATGGACGTCTCTAGACTGACCACGCGGGACATCAACGTCCTCGAAAAGATCAAGGACCCCGAGGCgaaccccgccgccggcatcgtcaccgaccCCTCCTTGCCCCGCGACCCGCATCTCACCAACTCCGACGTCTATGACCGCGTCGTCCAGAGGGAGCGCGCCATCATCCAGACCATTCAACAAGTCGAAAAGGAACTTGCCCAGTCtcacgccgaggacgcccaGGATACGGCCATCAGTGGGTACAAGAGGTGCATTTCCGATCTAgacggcctcatcgccgacCACCCCGACTATGCCAGCGCAAGGAACAACCGCGCCCAGGCAATCCGCCGCCTCTACGGCGATGCTATGCTCCTCCAGTTCACAACCGGCATGCCCATGCCCTTGATCCACGAGCCGGAGCCCTCGGAGAAGAGACAAGCGGCCTTGACAGCGCTTCAAGATATGGACCGCTCCGTTGCCCTGCTCTCTCCCGCCACGCTGCAGACGCCTGTCTCGCCccaggcggcgcggacgcTCTCCATGGCACACACGCAGCGCGCCGCAGTCTATCTGCGGACCTCCAAGCTGCTGTCGGACCGCCTGCTTGACGTCGACCAGAGCCGCCCCGAGTGCCTCTGGGCTAAGCTCGACTtcgaggaggctgctgccagAGACTTGGCGTACGGCGGCCGGTACGGGAACCAGATCGCCAAGAGCCTTGCCGTGAGCGTCAACCCCACGGCGAAGCTGTGCGGCCAGATTGTTCGCGAGGCCATGAAGAAGGAGTACGGACCGTCGTTTGACTATTGATTCGTAGCTCTGGCGGCGTCGTACGGGGCGATGGGTGGAGGTGATATCATGGGTGCATGTACAACCAGAGGCATAACCAGGCTGCCTACATTCGCATTTTCCTGCTGGTAGATAGACTATACACCGGCGCAGGGCGTTCTCAGGGCTGAAAGCTGATTTAACTCGATTTCTTCGAAAAACCTATGCGTCTTGGGATCCATGCGATGTCAGCCATTCTCGTCTGACACCGCGTCACGGTATTGGGGCATTTTCATTTTTGCCTACCGAAGTCCGGCCTCTATCGTCTGGTCGGTGGTCCTGCCCTTGCTCTTCTCCTCGCGGTTGATGCGggtcacggcggcggagacgccAATCACGACGGCGAATATGGGATCCGCGACCTTCGATATGATGTACGTCGGTGCGGGCATCTTGGCGGGGCGGATGCGTCTCGTTGCGCGTGCGGATCGTGCAATGGCTGCGTTCGCGTTGCGTCTTTGGCTCAGTGGTGACTGACTTGGCTGTCTGGGTGCGTGCCTGCCTGACAAGACTcggagctcctcgtcctggaGAAGCGGGAGCTCATGCCCATCAAAAGTGCGGGTCCTTTCTTGGCCAGTCAGAGTGGGACccccacacacacaccgccCACCACAGAACAGAGCGAGTTCATAGATCATGTGACTTTTCACCTGCCACTCGCTTGCCCCCATCCGCCAGCCCACAAACCCCAAATTTTGCACCAAATTTCCGGATCACGGTTCTACGACGCCGAAATCCTCCAACTAACCACATACCCTCCGACCATCCACAGGCAGGACAAGATGAAGTTCCTCAAGGTCGGCCGagtcgccatcatcacccgcGGCCGATATGCCGGCAAGAAGGTACGACCATTGTGCTTCCACTTCTCCTTTTCCGCTCTCGCGCGCGGCCACGAACGACCAGAAGAAGAGCGCCCGCCCTCTGCCCGTCCAGccgacagccagccagccagccagctcgcaCGCCCGGTCGCATTGGGAATTGCGTTGAGAGGGAGACAAACCCACGACACGACCGATGCGATCGGAGAACGTGGGAAGACACGGAtggctgggcgagctgcgagCTGGGCTTCGCATCGGGGAGCGGCAGTTTGGCACATTGTCCCAATGTCGGACTCGGTCTCTCTCGTGGCGAGCGACTCTTTGCTACGAAAACGAAAACGAGTTTGAATTTTTCCTTTGTATGGAATGCTGACGGAGGTGTGTCAAAACAGGTCGTCATCatccagcccgtcgacaacggcaacaagCCTCACCCCTtcggccacgccgtcgtcgccggcattgAGCGCTACCCCTCCAAGATCACCCGCCGCATGTCCAAGACGCGCCAGGAGAAGCGGTCCAAGATCAAGCCCTTCATCAAGGTCATCAACTACAACCACCTGATGCCCACCCGGTAcacgctcgagctcgagggcctcaagGGCACCATCTCCGGCGACACCTTCAAGGAGGTCAGCCAGCGGGAGGACgcgaagaagacggtcaAGAAGGTGCTGGAGGAGCGCTACACGAGCGGCAAGAACCGTTGGTTCTTCACCCCCCTGAGTACGTCGTCCTCACTATCTCATTCTCTGCCCCTGACTTGGTGAAGAGGTCGTGGGAAAGTTGGCTCTTCGCAGCTTCCCCGCTACGCCCAATAGCAACACCGCCCAACTCGTCTCAAACAGCCCTGTGCTAACAAAAATCCGTTCCAGAATTTTAAAAGGATCGTTTTCTCCATCACGGTTAGGGAGTTGGCGGGATGTAAAGAGCATCGAATGGCACTTGAGGAACCCCGGTTTATGGGCTCAATATGAAGTCATCAAAAGAACCCTTCACATATACTACTACACCTTGACGCTCTCCATGTGATGACGAAGCCAAGCAGAAAAAGGGATAGAAAAGACTTGGCTCATGTGATTTGTGACAACATGACCATGGACCTTGCCGGTCAGCATTTTGGCTGGGCTCGATCATGCAACCTGAGCCACTTTGATACAAGTCATATCAGAATATAGGCCGGTAGGCTGTACGTCGACAGTAATGGCAAATAGACCTTGTTGTTGCATGATTTGAGCATGAACAAAGAAAGATCAAggcaagggcagcagcagcgctgtTAAAGTTGACCTCGCGCGTGCAACCCCCGTAGCCGCCCCTTGCCGTAAGGGGTAGGACTATTTCGATTGAAAGCCATGGTATGGAGGCGGGGCTACCAGACGTTATCGAGGCACACCTTTCCACGACCATGAAGCACATGATAGCTGAATctgttttttttcttttgcTTGACCTAGGTAGCGAGCCTCGCTAACTATAGGCTCGTACGTTTCTATGAATTGATTTCAACGCCTTCTAGAGTACATCAGATTAGACCGTTCGTGATGCCGTTTCGTcccgcctcgccatcgcgcACTGCGCAAAGCTCTATAAAAGAATACAACCCAAATCACACTTCCCACGCAGCCAAGCATAGTCACTCTCCAATTAGAAAAGTCTCGGCCATGTTTGCGTGACTCATGTGCCAGCGGAGGAC
The genomic region above belongs to Purpureocillium takamizusanense chromosome 5, complete sequence and contains:
- a CDS encoding uncharacterized protein (EggNog:ENOG503P4DM~COG:T) translates to MDVSRLTTRDINVLEKIKDPEANPAAGIVTDPSLPRDPHLTNSDVYDRVVQRERAIIQTIQQVEKELAQSHAEDAQDTAISGYKRCISDLDGLIADHPDYASARNNRAQAIRRLYGDAMLLQFTTGMPMPLIHEPEPSEKRQAALTALQDMDRSVALLSPATLQTPVSPQAARTLSMAHTQRAAVYLRTSKLLSDRLLDVDQSRPECLWAKLDFEEAAARDLAYGGRYGNQIAKSLAVSVNPTAKLCGQIVREAMKKEYGPSFDY
- the RPL27B gene encoding 60S ribosomal protein L27B (COG:J~EggNog:ENOG503P2YN) codes for the protein MKFLKVGRVAIITRGRYAGKKVVIIQPVDNGNKPHPFGHAVVAGIERYPSKITRRMSKTRQEKRSKIKPFIKVINYNHLMPTRYTLELEGLKGTISGDTFKEVSQREDAKKTVKKVLEERYTSGKNRWFFTPLKF